The following proteins are encoded in a genomic region of Methanoculleus bourgensis MS2:
- a CDS encoding chorismate synthase: protein MNTFGRNFRCTTFGESHGKAVGVVIDGCPPGIALTEDDIQPYLDRRRPGKSPLESARQEPDRVEILSGTFEVRTTGAPIALVVRNRDVRSEDYDALRDVFRPGHADYTYQAKYGLRDHRGGGRSSGRETLARVAAGAVAVRCLAPYGVAVSGRVVAVHGATEPEAMEAEIRAARDAGDSVGGIVEVTATGCPAGLGDPVFGKLDAAIAGAMMGIGAVKGVEIGEGFGAARMLGSEMNDPIGKAGFASNHAGGILGGISTGQDIVVRIAVKPTPSIRRVQRTVDLAGEEREISVAGRHDPCIAPRIVPVAECMLALVLVDAMLEQAKYRGAPI from the coding sequence ATGAACACGTTTGGGAGAAACTTCAGGTGCACGACGTTTGGTGAGAGTCACGGGAAGGCGGTGGGTGTGGTCATCGACGGCTGCCCGCCGGGGATCGCTCTCACTGAGGATGATATCCAGCCCTACCTCGACCGGAGGCGGCCGGGGAAGAGCCCGCTTGAGTCGGCACGGCAGGAGCCCGACCGGGTGGAGATCCTCTCGGGGACGTTTGAGGTGAGGACGACCGGTGCCCCGATAGCGCTCGTCGTCAGGAACCGGGACGTCCGCTCGGAGGACTACGACGCGCTCAGGGACGTCTTCCGGCCCGGGCACGCCGACTACACCTACCAGGCAAAATACGGGCTCCGCGACCACCGCGGCGGCGGGAGGAGCTCAGGGCGGGAGACCCTTGCCCGGGTCGCGGCCGGGGCGGTGGCGGTGCGCTGCCTTGCGCCGTACGGCGTCGCGGTCAGCGGGAGGGTCGTTGCGGTGCACGGGGCGACTGAGCCGGAAGCGATGGAAGCAGAGATCCGGGCCGCCCGGGATGCGGGGGACTCCGTGGGCGGAATCGTCGAGGTGACGGCGACCGGGTGCCCGGCAGGCCTCGGGGATCCAGTCTTTGGAAAACTGGACGCCGCTATCGCCGGGGCGATGATGGGCATCGGTGCGGTGAAGGGCGTCGAGATCGGCGAGGGATTCGGCGCCGCCCGGATGCTCGGGAGCGAGATGAACGATCCCATCGGCAAAGCCGGGTTTGCAAGCAACCACGCGGGCGGTATCCTCGGCGGGATCAGCACCGGGCAGGATATCGTTGTCAGGATAGCCGTCAAGCCGACGCCCTCGATACGGCGGGTGCAGCGGACGGTTGATCTGGCCGGGGAGGAGCGGGAGATATCGGTTGCGGGGAGGCACGACCCCTGCATCGCCCCCCGTATCGTCCCGGTCGCGGAGTGTATGCTCGCGCTTGTTCTTGTTGACGCGATGCTT
- a CDS encoding 2-amino-3,7-dideoxy-D-threo-hept-6-ulosonate synthase, with translation MIGKEIRLERIMDRNTGRAVIIPMDHGFTMGQIEGLRNMTGIVSEVSEAGANAIVLHKGMVKGGHRKRGKDIGLIVHLSASTSMNPDPNDKVLVCTVEEAVALGADAVSIHINLGAPNESRMIESAGAVVRDCNRWGMPLLIMIYPRGKGIDPTSPQAIGHCVRVAEELGADLIKTTYTGDPATFRQITEACSVPVMIAGGEKGGDLETLTTIRDAIGAGAAGVCMGRNAFQREDPGRFIGSICRVVHEGASPADALERE, from the coding sequence ATGATTGGAAAAGAGATCCGCCTGGAGCGGATAATGGACCGGAACACCGGTCGCGCCGTGATCATTCCGATGGATCACGGGTTTACCATGGGCCAGATCGAGGGGCTCCGCAACATGACGGGTATCGTCAGCGAGGTGAGCGAGGCCGGGGCGAACGCCATCGTGCTCCACAAGGGCATGGTGAAGGGAGGGCACCGGAAACGCGGAAAGGATATCGGTCTCATCGTGCACCTCTCCGCGAGCACGTCGATGAACCCTGACCCCAATGATAAGGTGCTCGTCTGCACCGTGGAGGAGGCGGTCGCGCTTGGCGCCGATGCAGTCTCCATCCACATCAACCTGGGCGCGCCGAACGAGTCACGGATGATCGAGTCTGCGGGCGCGGTGGTGCGGGACTGCAACCGCTGGGGGATGCCGCTCCTGATCATGATCTACCCCCGCGGCAAGGGGATCGACCCCACATCGCCACAGGCGATCGGGCACTGCGTCCGGGTCGCTGAGGAACTCGGGGCCGACCTGATCAAGACGACCTACACCGGGGATCCGGCAACCTTCCGCCAGATCACTGAGGCCTGCTCGGTGCCGGTGATGATCGCCGGCGGCGAGAAGGGAGGGGATCTCGAGACGCTCACGACCATCAGGGATGCCATCGGTGCGGGCGCTGCCGGGGTCTGCATGGGAAGAAACGCCTTCCAGCGCGAAGACCCAGGTCGGTTCATCGGCTCGATCTGCCGGGTGGTGCATGAGGGTGCAAGCCCGGCCGATGCGCTGGAGCGTGAGTGA
- the aroE gene encoding shikimate dehydrogenase: MKKIVLTGFRGTGKTSVGRILAERLQVPFFDTDTLIERRAGMPIPEIFRRHGEAAFRALEREVIASLRDAEGVISTGGGAVLDPANVADLRWHGTVFLLSAEPGVIYERIAGSDRPGLTDLPPAEEVQTLLARRREAYLGAADACIDTGSRTPGEVADLVLRGAGISPDDAHERDTLLERFGLSALGEMLDRDPGLRVCAIAGNPCAHSRSPLLYNRLFAHFGMHYHYTRFEWPDVETIIRLASLLPTKGLSVTIPFKTDVMRYIDEVDDHAAAIGAVNTVVRCGGRTYGHNTDWLGVRAPLAHRRGARAVVLGAGGAAAAAVYALISLDMDVLVLARRPDTARRLAERFGCRWGGLDEFKGVDVDVVVHATPVGMEPDTRSLLAPRDLEPGTTVFDLVYTPPETPLIRAAKEAGCATIPGTEMFVHQAVEQFRLITGIAVTPALVREMLL; encoded by the coding sequence GTGAAGAAGATCGTCCTCACCGGATTCCGGGGGACGGGGAAGACCTCAGTCGGGCGGATCCTTGCTGAGCGGCTGCAGGTGCCCTTCTTTGACACCGATACTTTGATCGAGCGCCGGGCCGGGATGCCGATCCCTGAGATCTTCCGGCGGCACGGGGAGGCAGCGTTCCGGGCCCTCGAGCGAGAGGTGATCGCGTCGCTCCGGGATGCGGAGGGCGTGATCAGCACCGGCGGGGGGGCGGTCTTGGACCCCGCAAACGTCGCCGATCTGCGGTGGCACGGCACGGTCTTCCTCCTCTCTGCCGAGCCCGGGGTCATCTATGAGCGGATCGCCGGGAGCGACCGGCCTGGGCTGACCGATCTCCCGCCGGCAGAGGAGGTGCAGACACTCCTCGCCCGGAGGAGGGAGGCATACCTGGGCGCGGCCGATGCCTGCATCGATACCGGGAGCCGCACCCCCGGTGAGGTCGCGGACCTGGTTCTCCGGGGTGCAGGCATCTCCCCGGACGATGCGCATGAGCGGGACACCCTCCTTGAGCGGTTCGGGCTTTCGGCGCTCGGGGAGATGCTTGACCGCGACCCCGGGCTCCGGGTATGCGCCATCGCCGGCAACCCCTGTGCCCATAGCAGGAGCCCGCTCCTCTACAACCGGCTCTTTGCGCACTTTGGCATGCACTACCACTACACCCGCTTCGAGTGGCCGGATGTGGAGACGATCATCCGCCTTGCCTCTCTCCTCCCCACAAAAGGGCTCTCGGTCACCATACCGTTCAAGACCGACGTTATGCGCTACATCGACGAGGTGGACGACCATGCGGCTGCCATCGGGGCGGTAAACACCGTCGTTAGATGCGGTGGACGAACATACGGCCATAACACCGACTGGCTGGGCGTGCGGGCCCCGCTCGCCCACCGGCGGGGCGCCCGGGCGGTGGTTCTCGGCGCCGGGGGTGCGGCGGCTGCGGCGGTCTACGCCCTCATATCGCTTGATATGGATGTTCTGGTGCTCGCCCGGCGTCCTGATACTGCACGGAGGCTTGCGGAGCGGTTCGGGTGCCGGTGGGGCGGACTGGATGAGTTCAAGGGGGTTGACGTCGATGTGGTGGTACACGCAACCCCGGTCGGGATGGAGCCTGACACCCGGAGCCTGCTTGCCCCCCGCGACCTTGAGCCGGGGACGACCGTCTTTGACCTCGTCTACACGCCGCCGGAGACCCCCCTCATCAGGGCGGCGAAGGAGGCCGGGTGCGCGACGATACCGGGCACCGAGATGTTCGTCCACCAGGCGGTGGAGCAGTTCCGGCTGATCACCGGGATCGCGGTCACGCCCGCGCTGGTGAGGGAGATGCTTCTATGA
- a CDS encoding prephenate dehydrogenase/arogenate dehydrogenase family protein produces MLAGIIGGTGQMGRFFAGVFRAAGWDVIVSGTKTPLTNRDVAEMADLVMVSVPIRATVGVIQEVAGLLSEEQVFCDLTSLKVEPVRAMLASRAEVIGLHPMFGPGAVSLRGQTIVATPARCDPATLEGLLSVFRDQGAAITLSTPEDHDRMMAVIQGLTHFGTLAKAEAIRRTGADVDETLSFTSPIYRIEMGLVGRLLAQDAGLYGDMLLMNPAVPEVLAAFEDAVRTLRAIVEGGDDEQFRAFFAENAAHYASYLAAATEETDDLINHVVMR; encoded by the coding sequence ATGCTTGCAGGCATCATCGGCGGCACCGGGCAGATGGGGCGGTTCTTCGCCGGGGTCTTTCGGGCGGCCGGCTGGGACGTGATCGTCTCAGGGACAAAGACGCCCCTCACCAACCGTGACGTCGCGGAGATGGCTGACCTCGTCATGGTCTCGGTGCCGATCCGCGCCACCGTCGGGGTGATCCAGGAGGTTGCGGGGCTGCTCTCGGAGGAACAGGTCTTCTGCGACCTCACCTCCCTCAAGGTCGAACCGGTCCGGGCGATGCTTGCCTCCCGTGCTGAGGTGATCGGGCTCCACCCGATGTTCGGGCCGGGCGCCGTATCGCTCAGGGGCCAGACGATCGTCGCCACCCCGGCCAGGTGCGATCCCGCGACCCTCGAGGGGCTTCTTTCGGTCTTCCGCGACCAGGGCGCGGCGATCACCCTCTCGACACCGGAGGACCATGACCGGATGATGGCGGTGATCCAGGGCCTCACCCATTTCGGGACGCTCGCAAAGGCCGAGGCCATCCGCCGGACCGGCGCCGACGTGGATGAGACCCTCTCGTTCACAAGCCCCATCTACCGGATCGAGATGGGGCTTGTCGGGCGACTCCTCGCCCAGGACGCGGGGCTCTACGGGGACATGCTCCTGATGAACCCGGCAGTCCCGGAGGTGCTTGCCGCGTTCGAGGATGCGGTCCGGACACTCCGGGCGATCGTGGAAGGCGGCGACGACGAGCAGTTCCGGGCGTTCTTTGCTGAGAATGCCGCCCACTACGCCTCATATCTCGCGGCCGCGACAGAAGAGACCGACGACCTCATCAACCATGTGGTGATGAGATGA
- a CDS encoding 3-dehydroquinate synthase II: MKQFWVDIRPWSKDLATTAIESGADALVVDDAGRVRELGRVTTVAREGDLVPGKDVFEVEIVDKATEEEALRLASRGRVIVRMRDWTVIPLENLVAQSDRIIAAVTTADEAAVALSVLERGAAGILLATDDPAEIRRVAGVIAGSGAEVALVPFEVTRIAPVGMGDRVCVDTCSLLADGEGMLVGNTSSAFLMVHPETLENPYVAPRPFRVNAGAVHAYTLLPDGKTAYLADLAVGDRVLIAEHTGATHEAVVGRVKIERRPLLLVEAKAGDAKVSLVLQNAETIRLVAEDGRAVSVVDLAVGDRVLGSVAEGGRHFGIAVAETILEK, from the coding sequence ATGAAGCAGTTCTGGGTTGATATCAGGCCGTGGAGCAAGGACCTCGCGACCACCGCGATCGAGAGCGGGGCTGACGCCCTGGTGGTGGACGACGCAGGGCGCGTGCGCGAACTCGGGCGGGTGACGACCGTTGCGAGAGAGGGCGACCTCGTCCCCGGAAAGGACGTCTTCGAGGTTGAGATCGTCGACAAGGCGACTGAGGAGGAGGCGCTCAGGCTCGCCAGCAGGGGCCGGGTCATCGTGCGGATGCGGGACTGGACGGTCATCCCGCTTGAGAACCTCGTCGCACAATCCGACCGGATCATCGCCGCGGTCACGACCGCCGATGAAGCAGCGGTCGCCCTGAGCGTCCTCGAGCGCGGGGCGGCGGGCATCCTCCTCGCAACTGACGACCCGGCGGAGATCCGGCGTGTGGCGGGCGTGATCGCAGGTTCAGGCGCCGAGGTCGCCCTCGTCCCGTTCGAGGTGACCAGGATCGCCCCTGTCGGCATGGGGGACCGGGTCTGCGTGGATACCTGCTCCCTCCTCGCCGACGGGGAGGGGATGCTCGTCGGCAACACCTCCTCGGCGTTCCTGATGGTGCACCCCGAGACCCTGGAGAACCCCTACGTGGCCCCGCGCCCGTTCCGGGTGAACGCCGGGGCGGTGCATGCCTACACCCTCCTCCCTGACGGGAAGACCGCATACCTCGCCGACCTCGCGGTGGGTGACCGGGTGCTCATCGCCGAGCATACCGGCGCGACCCACGAGGCGGTCGTCGGCAGGGTGAAGATCGAGCGCCGTCCGCTCCTCCTCGTCGAGGCGAAGGCAGGTGACGCGAAGGTGAGCCTGGTCCTCCAGAACGCCGAGACCATCAGGCTTGTTGCGGAGGACGGCAGAGCGGTATCGGTCGTCGATCTAGCGGTGGGCGACCGGGTGCTCGGGAGCGTCGCGGAGGGCGGGCGGCACTTCGGCATCGCCGTCGCCGAGACCATCCTGGAGAAGTGA
- the aroA gene encoding 3-phosphoshikimate 1-carboxyvinyltransferase, which yields MIVRVSGIGPVDATFEAPSSKSYTHRALIAAALAAGRSRITAPLRAADTELTAQGLESLGVPIEWLPGVITVTGCSGAFPAPGEVTIDCGNSGTTLRLLASAALLAPHPVVLTGNARMLERPIGPLADALQALGGDVAFTGRPGFPPIRVSGRLRGGKAAIDGSMSSQFISSILMAAPYADEDVELTLPAPPASRSYLDVTADVMLRFGARLERRGYEWFRVKSGVPYRGRGYRVEGDYSSASYLFAVAAVCGGRVTVTGLNPASVQGDRRFLDALEAMGCRVAADADAVTVERTGDLEGIEIDMSSSPDTVQTLAAVAALAASPTTITGIAHLQYKESDRVGVTAETLRRMGAGVLVTDDSLTVTPAPLHGVLVDPHDDHRTAMAFAVLGLAVGGMAIRDPGCVEKSFPGFWEALYGEGLL from the coding sequence ATGATCGTCAGGGTATCCGGGATCGGGCCGGTGGATGCGACGTTTGAGGCGCCTTCTTCCAAGAGTTACACCCACCGGGCCCTGATCGCCGCGGCGCTCGCCGCCGGGAGGTCGCGGATCACGGCGCCGCTCCGCGCCGCCGATACAGAACTGACGGCACAGGGGCTCGAAAGCCTTGGGGTGCCGATCGAGTGGCTTCCGGGGGTGATCACCGTCACCGGGTGCAGCGGGGCCTTCCCGGCGCCGGGAGAGGTCACGATCGACTGCGGGAACTCAGGGACGACCCTCCGGCTGCTTGCCTCGGCGGCGCTTCTCGCTCCGCACCCGGTGGTGCTCACGGGGAACGCGCGGATGCTTGAGAGGCCGATAGGGCCGCTTGCCGATGCCTTGCAGGCTCTCGGCGGCGACGTCGCGTTCACCGGCCGTCCGGGCTTTCCGCCCATCCGGGTCTCCGGCAGGCTCAGGGGCGGGAAGGCAGCAATCGACGGGAGCATGAGCAGCCAGTTTATATCATCCATCCTGATGGCGGCGCCCTACGCGGACGAGGACGTGGAACTCACGCTCCCGGCTCCCCCCGCATCCCGGTCCTACCTCGACGTGACCGCGGACGTTATGCTCAGGTTCGGCGCCCGGCTCGAGCGGCGGGGCTACGAATGGTTCCGGGTGAAGAGCGGTGTGCCCTACCGGGGGCGGGGCTACCGGGTCGAGGGTGATTACTCGTCGGCGTCCTACCTCTTTGCGGTCGCAGCCGTCTGCGGCGGGCGGGTCACGGTCACGGGCTTAAACCCGGCGTCGGTCCAGGGAGACCGCCGGTTCCTCGACGCTCTTGAGGCGATGGGGTGCCGGGTGGCCGCCGATGCCGATGCGGTGACGGTGGAGCGGACGGGTGATCTGGAAGGCATTGAGATCGATATGTCCTCGTCCCCCGACACCGTCCAGACACTCGCGGCGGTGGCGGCGTTGGCAGCGTCGCCGACGACGATCACGGGGATTGCGCACCTGCAGTACAAGGAGAGCGACCGCGTCGGGGTGACGGCAGAGACCCTCCGGAGGATGGGGGCGGGTGTTTTGGTCACTGACGACTCCCTCACGGTCACGCCCGCGCCCCTCCACGGCGTGCTCGTCGACCCGCATGACGACCACCGGACGGCGATGGCGTTTGCGGTGCTCGGGCTCGCGGTCGGGGGGATGGCGATCCGCGACCCCGGGTGCGTGGAGAAGTCCTTTCCCGGGTTCTGGGAGGCGCTCTACGGGGAGGGGCTGTTGTGA
- a CDS encoding prephenate dehydratase, which translates to MTVLTLGPAGTFSHELAAALFGDDIELLPTIRAIIERVAGGSADGLVPIENSEAGGVGETLQGLMEFGVSITGEAYMPVRHHLAAREDPERLMVIYAHPQTHEQCSILLGSLGVEVVHTSSNAASAVAMQGDSRAGAVIPEMAATIYGLPIVLRDIQNNRENTTRFVQISATPREGARCTKCSLLVDPGTDRVGLLAEILGVFARRGINLTRIESRPSRRGIGRYVFFIDLEISEGWQEAKEELKRMTTVRELGCYARLEVPGI; encoded by the coding sequence ATGACGGTCCTGACCCTTGGGCCGGCCGGGACGTTCAGCCACGAACTCGCCGCCGCACTCTTTGGCGACGATATCGAACTCCTGCCGACGATCCGCGCCATCATCGAGCGTGTGGCGGGGGGTTCTGCCGACGGCCTCGTGCCGATCGAGAACTCTGAGGCCGGCGGCGTGGGGGAGACGCTCCAGGGACTCATGGAGTTCGGCGTCTCTATCACGGGAGAGGCCTACATGCCGGTCAGGCACCACCTTGCGGCCCGGGAAGATCCTGAGCGACTTATGGTCATCTACGCCCACCCGCAGACGCACGAGCAGTGCTCTATCCTCCTCGGGAGCCTCGGGGTCGAGGTTGTGCACACGAGCAGCAACGCTGCAAGCGCGGTGGCGATGCAGGGAGACAGCCGCGCCGGCGCGGTCATCCCGGAGATGGCGGCGACGATCTACGGTCTCCCAATCGTTCTTCGGGATATCCAGAACAATAGGGAGAACACCACCCGGTTCGTGCAGATATCCGCCACTCCCCGCGAGGGTGCCCGGTGCACGAAGTGCAGCCTCCTCGTGGACCCCGGAACCGACCGGGTCGGGCTCCTCGCCGAGATCCTCGGGGTCTTTGCCCGCCGTGGCATCAACCTGACCAGGATCGAGTCGCGCCCGTCCCGGCGCGGGATCGGCAGGTATGTATTCTTCATCGACCTCGAGATCTCAGAAGGATGGCAGGAGGCAAAGGAGGAACTCAAAAGGATGACCACCGTCAGGGAACTCGGGTGCTACGCTCGCCTGGAGGTGCCGGGCATATGA